From the Streptomyces nigrescens genome, one window contains:
- a CDS encoding carbohydrate kinase family protein: protein MSSRREDPPPAGPAVVPAALDPLAGVRADGDPPTDVYLTGTVFLDIIFTGLDSAPVRGTESWARGMGSSPGGVANMATALARLGLRTSLAAAFGDDHYGEYCWEALEQGEGIDLALSRTVPGWHSPVTVSMAYEGERTMVSHGHEAPPPDFAFDGKHAPGCPPPSRACIASLVPGRREGWLGCAAGRGSRIFADVGWDDSGRWDPADLADLEHCEAFLPNAEEAMRYTRTDCPRAAARKLADLVPLAVVTLGSEGAYAVDGRTGESAEVPAIAVEALDPTGAGDVFVAGFVTGTLADWPLADRLAFAGLCAALSVQEFGGSLSAPGWAEIAAWWQQVRACEAGAPGVLRRQYAFLDEVLPAAYRPAPLARAVPTIGFRRPA, encoded by the coding sequence GTGAGCAGCCGACGCGAAGACCCTCCGCCCGCCGGCCCGGCCGTGGTGCCGGCCGCCCTCGATCCGCTGGCCGGGGTGCGCGCCGACGGCGATCCGCCCACCGACGTCTATCTCACCGGCACGGTCTTCCTGGACATCATCTTCACCGGCCTGGATTCCGCACCCGTCCGCGGCACCGAGTCCTGGGCCCGCGGTATGGGCTCCAGCCCCGGCGGCGTCGCCAACATGGCCACCGCGCTGGCCCGGCTCGGGCTGCGCACCTCGCTGGCCGCGGCGTTCGGCGACGACCACTACGGCGAGTACTGCTGGGAGGCGCTCGAACAGGGCGAGGGCATCGACCTGGCACTGTCCCGCACCGTCCCCGGCTGGCACTCCCCGGTCACCGTCTCCATGGCCTACGAGGGCGAGCGCACGATGGTCTCGCACGGCCACGAGGCGCCCCCGCCCGATTTCGCCTTCGACGGCAAGCACGCCCCCGGCTGCCCGCCGCCGTCCCGCGCCTGCATCGCCTCGCTGGTCCCCGGCCGGCGGGAGGGCTGGCTGGGCTGCGCGGCGGGCCGCGGCAGCCGCATCTTCGCGGACGTGGGCTGGGACGACAGCGGCCGCTGGGACCCGGCCGACCTCGCCGACCTGGAGCACTGCGAGGCATTCCTGCCCAACGCGGAGGAGGCGATGCGCTACACCCGGACGGACTGCCCGCGCGCCGCGGCCCGCAAGCTCGCCGACCTGGTGCCGCTCGCGGTGGTCACGCTGGGTTCGGAGGGCGCCTACGCGGTGGACGGGCGGACCGGCGAGAGCGCCGAGGTGCCCGCGATCGCCGTGGAGGCCCTGGACCCGACCGGCGCCGGCGACGTCTTCGTCGCCGGATTCGTCACCGGCACCCTGGCCGACTGGCCGCTGGCCGACCGGCTCGCCTTCGCGGGGCTGTGCGCCGCGCTGTCCGTGCAGGAATTCGGCGGTTCGCTGTCGGCGCCGGGCTGGGCCGAGATCGCCGCCTGGTGGCAGCAGGTGCGGGCCTGTGAGGCGGGCGCACCGGGCGTTCTGCGCCGCCAGTACGCCTTTCTGGACGAGGTGCTCCCCGCGGCCTACCGGCCCGCCCCGCTGGCCCGCGCCGTCCCCACGATCGGCTTCCGCCGCCCGGCCTGA
- a CDS encoding PhoH family protein, with the protein MTQTPTQPQARAQFTVPAKHPMVTVLGSGDSLLRVIEKAFPATDIHVRGNEVSAVGDAREVALIQRLFDEMMLVLRTGQPMTEDAVERSIAMLRAAEDGEGAESETPAEVLTQNILSNRGRTIRPKTLNQKRYVDAIDQHTVVFGIGPAGTGKTYLAMAKAVQALQAKQVNRIILTRPAVEAGERLGFLPGTLYEKIDPYLRPLYDALHDMLDPDSIPRLMAAGTIEVAPLAYMRGRTLNDAFIILDEAQNTNPEQMKMFLTRLGFDSKIVITGDVTQVDLPGGTKSGLRQVREILDGVDDVHFSLLTSQDVVRHKLVGRIVDAYEKYDSRNGS; encoded by the coding sequence ATGACTCAGACACCCACGCAACCGCAGGCGCGCGCCCAGTTCACCGTCCCGGCCAAGCACCCGATGGTGACGGTCCTGGGATCCGGTGATTCCCTACTGCGCGTGATCGAAAAAGCCTTTCCGGCGACCGATATCCACGTCCGGGGCAACGAGGTCAGCGCTGTCGGTGACGCCCGGGAAGTGGCCCTCATCCAGCGCCTTTTCGACGAGATGATGCTGGTGCTCCGCACCGGACAACCGATGACGGAGGACGCAGTGGAACGGTCCATCGCCATGCTGCGCGCGGCGGAGGACGGCGAGGGCGCGGAGAGTGAGACACCCGCCGAGGTGCTCACCCAGAACATCCTCTCCAACCGTGGTCGTACGATCCGGCCCAAGACCCTCAACCAGAAGCGCTATGTCGACGCCATCGACCAGCACACCGTCGTCTTCGGCATCGGCCCGGCCGGCACCGGCAAGACCTACCTCGCGATGGCGAAGGCCGTGCAGGCGCTGCAGGCCAAGCAGGTCAACCGCATCATCCTGACCCGCCCCGCGGTCGAGGCCGGTGAGCGGCTCGGCTTCCTGCCCGGCACGCTCTACGAGAAGATCGACCCTTATCTGCGCCCGCTCTACGACGCGCTGCACGACATGCTCGACCCCGACTCCATCCCGCGCCTGATGGCCGCCGGGACGATCGAGGTCGCGCCGCTGGCGTACATGCGCGGCCGGACGCTCAATGACGCGTTCATCATCCTCGACGAGGCGCAGAACACGAACCCCGAGCAGATGAAGATGTTCCTCACCCGCCTCGGATTCGACTCGAAGATCGTCATCACCGGCGATGTCACCCAGGTCGACCTCCCGGGCGGGACGAAGAGCGGTCTGCGCCAGGTCCGGGAGATCCTGGACGGCGTCGACGATGTGCATTTCTCCCTGCTCACCAGCCAGGACGTGGTCCGGCACAAGCTCGTCGGCCGTATCGTCGACGCCTACGAGAAGTACGACAGCCGCAACGGCTCGTGA
- the ybeY gene encoding rRNA maturation RNase YbeY, which produces MSIDVNNESGTEIDEQAILDVARYSVARMRIHPLSELSVIVVDAEAMEQLHLQWMDLPGPTDVMSFPMDELRPPAKDDEEPPQGLLGDIVLCPEVAKKQGEEAPTGHSMDEELQLLTVHGVLHLLGYDHEEPDEKAEMFGLQAAIIDGWRAERGLTGPSPAPTVT; this is translated from the coding sequence ATGTCCATCGACGTCAACAACGAGTCCGGCACGGAGATCGACGAGCAGGCCATCCTGGATGTCGCCCGCTACTCCGTCGCCCGGATGCGCATCCACCCGCTCTCCGAGCTGTCCGTGATCGTCGTGGACGCCGAGGCCATGGAGCAGCTCCACCTCCAGTGGATGGACCTGCCGGGACCGACCGATGTCATGTCCTTCCCGATGGACGAGCTGCGTCCGCCGGCCAAGGACGACGAGGAGCCCCCGCAGGGCCTGCTCGGTGACATCGTGCTCTGCCCCGAGGTCGCCAAGAAGCAGGGCGAGGAGGCGCCGACCGGGCACAGCATGGACGAGGAGCTGCAGCTGCTCACCGTCCACGGCGTGCTCCACCTCCTCGGCTACGACCACGAGGAGCCGGACGAGAAGGCCGAGATGTTCGGTCTGCAGGCGGCGATCATCGACGGCTGGCGCGCCGAGCGGGGCCTGACCGGCCCCTCTCCGGCCCCCACCGTGACCTGA
- a CDS encoding hemolysin family protein: MTTQLIAVAVLLVVIAWLAACAEAGLARTTSFRAEEAVRSGRRGSAKLAAVAADPTRYLNVALLVRVGCEMAAGVLVTYACLRSFDETWEALTVAIAVMVLVSYVAVGVSPRTIGRQHPLNTATAAAYVLLPLARIMGPIPQLLILLGNALTPGKGFRKGPFASEAELRSLVDLAEKESLIEDEERRMVHSVFQLGDTLVREVMVPRTDLVAVERFKTIRQALTLALRSGFSRIPVTGENEDDIVGVVYLKDLARKVHISRDAETELVSTAMRPAVFVPDTKNAGDLLREMQQDRNHVAVVIDEYGGTAGIVTIEDILEEIVGEITDEYDRELPPVEELGDGRYRVTSRLDIGDLGELYGLAELDDEDVETVGGLLAKLLGRVPIAGATAEVDLSGDASDPGLKALRLTAESPAGRRNKIITVLCEPVRPAGASAAEGPSAGGRSAG, translated from the coding sequence ATGACCACCCAGCTGATCGCGGTCGCGGTCCTGCTCGTCGTGATCGCCTGGCTCGCCGCCTGCGCGGAGGCCGGCCTGGCCCGGACGACCAGCTTCCGGGCCGAGGAAGCCGTCCGCTCCGGCCGCCGCGGCAGCGCCAAGCTCGCCGCCGTCGCCGCCGACCCCACCCGCTACCTCAATGTCGCCCTGCTGGTGCGGGTCGGCTGCGAGATGGCCGCCGGGGTCCTGGTGACCTACGCCTGTCTGCGCTCCTTCGACGAGACCTGGGAGGCGCTGACCGTCGCCATCGCCGTGATGGTGCTGGTCTCCTATGTCGCCGTCGGGGTCTCACCGCGGACGATCGGCCGTCAGCACCCGCTGAACACCGCCACCGCCGCGGCCTATGTCCTGCTGCCGCTGGCCCGGATCATGGGCCCCATCCCGCAGCTGCTGATCCTCCTCGGCAACGCCCTCACCCCCGGCAAGGGCTTCCGCAAGGGCCCGTTCGCCTCCGAGGCCGAGCTGCGCTCCCTGGTGGACCTCGCGGAGAAGGAGTCGCTGATCGAGGACGAGGAGCGCCGGATGGTGCACTCCGTCTTCCAGCTCGGCGACACCCTCGTCCGCGAGGTGATGGTGCCGCGCACGGATCTGGTCGCCGTCGAGCGGTTCAAGACCATCCGCCAGGCGCTGACCCTCGCCCTGCGCTCCGGCTTCTCCCGTATCCCGGTGACCGGCGAGAACGAGGACGACATCGTCGGCGTCGTCTACCTCAAGGATCTGGCCCGCAAGGTCCACATCAGCCGCGATGCCGAGACCGAGCTGGTCTCCACTGCCATGCGCCCCGCCGTTTTCGTGCCCGACACCAAGAATGCCGGTGATCTGCTGCGCGAAATGCAGCAGGACCGCAATCATGTCGCGGTGGTGATCGATGAATACGGAGGCACGGCCGGCATTGTCACGATCGAGGACATTCTGGAAGAGATCGTCGGCGAGATCACCGACGAATACGACCGGGAACTGCCACCCGTCGAGGAACTCGGCGACGGCCGCTATCGCGTCACCTCCCGGCTGGACATCGGCGACCTCGGCGAGCTGTACGGCCTGGCCGAGCTGGACGACGAGGACGTCGAAACGGTCGGCGGACTGCTCGCCAAGCTCCTGGGCCGGGTCCCGATCGCCGGGGCCACCGCCGAGGTCGATCTCTCCGGCGACGCCTCCGACCCGGGCCTGAAGGCGCTGCGGCTGACCGCGGAGTCGCCTGCCGGCCGCCGCAACAAGATCATTACGGTGCTGTGCGAGCCGGTGCGTCCGGCGGGTGCGAGCGCCGCCGAGGGGCCGTCCGCGGGCGGTCGCTCCGCCGGCTGA
- a CDS encoding MFS transporter, with translation MPITDTAVAPDTPTAAATAPAVSPAGARMAPRAKLILLLLCGAQFIIALDFSILNVALPVLGRDLGMGQADLQWAVTAFALPSGGFLLLSGRIADLYGRRRLFLIGLGLFTAASVLTALAWSPAVFLAGRALQGLGAAVIVPTGMSLLTTTFAEGPQRERALGVSGTVLSMGFTIGMVLGGVMTDALGWRSTMGLLSVAGVAVLAAAPLLLTESRPPERPRIDVPGAVTVTGGLLSLIYALSTAAEQGFGRPDVLVTLIVGAGLLAAFVRVESRAEQPLVSLPMLRRRTVAWGNLAGLMTFAMMSAVIFLLTLYLQEVLRLSAFHTGLVFGVQGVVSAGAGLVAPKVIGRLGARRTLLTGLLLQAGFTAALLGLGTGTGMWLALTGVTLASLGHLWAIIAYGVTATSGVPDAEQGLATGLVTSSQQVGLTVGIPLLSAVASAHIAALRADGSGFAEATLGGIKLGLGLDAALVAVVALLVAAGLRTTRRR, from the coding sequence ATGCCGATCACCGACACCGCTGTTGCCCCCGATACACCGACGGCCGCCGCCACCGCACCGGCCGTCTCCCCCGCCGGCGCACGGATGGCCCCGCGCGCCAAGCTCATCCTGCTGCTCCTGTGCGGCGCGCAGTTCATCATCGCGCTGGACTTCTCCATCCTGAATGTGGCGCTTCCCGTGCTCGGCAGGGATCTGGGGATGGGCCAGGCCGATCTGCAGTGGGCGGTCACCGCGTTCGCCCTGCCCTCCGGCGGATTCCTGCTGCTGTCCGGCCGGATCGCCGATCTCTACGGGCGGCGCCGGCTGTTCCTCATCGGGCTCGGGCTGTTCACCGCGGCCTCGGTGCTGACCGCGCTGGCCTGGTCCCCGGCGGTCTTCCTGGCCGGGCGGGCGCTGCAGGGCCTGGGCGCGGCGGTCATCGTGCCCACCGGAATGTCGCTGCTCACCACCACCTTCGCCGAGGGCCCGCAGCGCGAACGCGCACTGGGCGTCAGCGGCACCGTGCTCTCGATGGGCTTCACCATCGGCATGGTGCTGGGCGGGGTGATGACCGATGCGCTGGGCTGGCGCTCCACCATGGGCCTGCTGTCCGTGGCCGGGGTGGCCGTCCTCGCGGCGGCGCCGCTGCTGCTGACCGAGTCCCGGCCCCCGGAGCGGCCGCGGATCGATGTGCCCGGCGCGGTCACCGTCACCGGCGGGCTGCTGTCGCTGATCTACGCCCTGTCGACCGCGGCCGAGCAGGGCTTCGGCCGCCCGGACGTGCTGGTGACGCTGATCGTGGGGGCGGGGCTGCTGGCCGCGTTCGTGCGGGTGGAGTCGCGGGCCGAGCAGCCGCTGGTGTCGCTGCCGATGCTGCGCCGCCGGACCGTCGCCTGGGGCAATCTGGCGGGCCTGATGACCTTCGCGATGATGAGCGCCGTCATCTTCCTGCTGACCCTCTACCTCCAGGAAGTGCTGCGGCTGTCCGCCTTCCACACCGGTCTGGTCTTCGGGGTGCAGGGTGTGGTGTCGGCGGGCGCCGGCCTCGTCGCGCCGAAGGTCATCGGCCGGCTCGGCGCCCGCCGCACCCTGCTGACCGGGCTGCTGCTGCAGGCCGGCTTCACGGCCGCGCTGCTGGGGCTGGGCACCGGCACGGGGATGTGGCTGGCCCTGACCGGGGTGACCCTCGCCAGCCTCGGCCATCTGTGGGCGATCATCGCTTACGGCGTGACCGCCACCTCCGGGGTGCCGGACGCCGAGCAGGGCCTGGCCACCGGGCTGGTCACCAGCTCGCAGCAGGTGGGCCTCACCGTCGGCATTCCGCTGCTGAGCGCCGTCGCCTCGGCGCATATCGCCGCGCTGCGGGCGGACGGCAGCGGCTTCGCCGAGGCCACTCTCGGTGGCATCAAGCTGGGACTGGGCCTGGACGCGGCGCTGGTCGCGGTGGTCGCGCTGCTGGTGGCGGCCGGGCTGCGGACGACGCGCCGCCGCTGA
- a CDS encoding helix-turn-helix transcriptional regulator, whose product MASHTATRDTARRRQDLRDFLRSRRARVTPAEAGLPDGGRRRTPGLRREEVAVLAGVGASWYQWLEQGRDITVSPQVLDAVARVLRLSGAERRHLYVLAGLNPPLRQDAEELGLTDVCAGLQRLIDAWMPYPAHIMDPYWNTVAHNDAAHLVLGHGRPGVSSNCLIAFFTDPVYRARAASWEANAPSIVAQYRAAWSARPGDEGFDEVVREASALSEEFTELWGRGDVQDGGQLHKEMDHPLVGALLFEATQLRVPVRPDLNIVLHHPRPETDTAAKLEWLTSPEGRRGGMSSVAG is encoded by the coding sequence GTGGCCTCGCATACAGCCACCCGGGACACCGCGCGCCGCCGCCAGGATCTGCGCGACTTCCTCCGGAGCCGTCGCGCCCGGGTCACCCCGGCCGAGGCGGGTCTGCCGGACGGCGGCCGCCGCCGCACCCCGGGCCTGCGCCGCGAGGAGGTCGCCGTCCTCGCCGGGGTCGGCGCGTCCTGGTACCAGTGGCTGGAGCAGGGCCGCGACATCACCGTCTCGCCGCAGGTGCTGGACGCGGTCGCCCGGGTCCTGCGGCTCAGTGGCGCCGAGCGCCGGCATCTGTACGTCCTGGCGGGCCTGAACCCGCCCCTGCGGCAGGACGCCGAGGAGCTGGGACTCACCGATGTCTGCGCGGGCCTGCAGCGGCTGATCGACGCCTGGATGCCGTACCCGGCGCACATCATGGACCCGTACTGGAACACCGTCGCCCACAACGACGCGGCGCATCTGGTGCTCGGCCACGGCCGCCCCGGTGTCTCGTCGAACTGTCTGATCGCGTTCTTCACCGACCCCGTCTACCGTGCGCGGGCGGCGAGTTGGGAGGCGAACGCCCCCTCGATCGTGGCGCAGTACCGTGCCGCATGGTCGGCGCGGCCCGGTGACGAGGGCTTCGACGAGGTGGTCCGCGAGGCCTCCGCGCTCAGCGAGGAGTTCACCGAGCTGTGGGGGCGCGGCGATGTGCAGGACGGCGGCCAGCTCCACAAGGAGATGGACCATCCGCTCGTCGGCGCCCTGCTGTTCGAGGCCACCCAGCTGCGGGTCCCGGTCCGTCCCGATCTCAACATCGTGCTGCACCACCCGCGCCCGGAGACGGACACCGCGGCCAAGCTGGAGTGGCTCACCTCTCCGGAGGGCCGGCGCGGCGGGATGTCCTCGGTCGCGGGCTGA
- a CDS encoding cytidine deaminase, with protein sequence MSEAAPLDPEDRKIITLARSARARNGVPEGAAVRDETGRTYVAGTVALESLQLSALQTAVAMAVASGATSLEAAAVVTEAERATDADRAAVRDLGGPETPVLVAGLDGTLRSAVPAGGTPA encoded by the coding sequence ATGAGCGAAGCCGCACCGCTGGACCCCGAAGACCGCAAGATCATCACGCTCGCGCGCTCGGCGCGGGCCCGTAACGGCGTGCCCGAGGGCGCCGCCGTCCGCGACGAGACCGGCCGCACCTATGTCGCCGGCACCGTCGCCCTGGAATCGCTGCAGCTCAGCGCGCTGCAGACGGCCGTCGCCATGGCCGTCGCCAGCGGGGCGACGTCCCTGGAGGCCGCGGCCGTGGTCACCGAGGCCGAGCGCGCCACCGACGCCGACCGCGCGGCCGTACGGGACCTCGGCGGCCCCGAGACGCCGGTGCTGGTCGCGGGCCTCGACGGCACCCTGCGCAGCGCCGTCCCGGCGGGCGGGACCCCGGCCTGA
- the era gene encoding GTPase Era, which translates to MGAMSVRTESSAAHRAGFACFVGRPNAGKSTLTNALVGTKVAITSNRPQTTRHTVRGIVHRPEAQLVLVDTPGLHKPRTLLGERLNDVVRTTWSEVDVIGFCLPADQKIGPGDRYIAGELADIKKTPKVAIVTKTDLVDSKALAAQLIAIDQLGKELGIEWAEIIPVSAVGDTQVSLLADLLVPMLPESPPLYPEGDLTDEPEQVMVAELIREAALEGVRDELPHSIAVVVEEMLPREDRPADKPLLDIHANVYIERPSQKGIIIGPKGKRLKEVGMKSRKHIEALLGTPVFLDLHVKVAKDWQRDPKQLRKLGF; encoded by the coding sequence ATGGGCGCCATGAGCGTTCGTACCGAGTCCTCCGCCGCGCACCGCGCGGGCTTCGCCTGCTTCGTCGGCCGCCCCAACGCGGGCAAGTCGACCCTGACGAACGCGCTCGTCGGCACGAAGGTGGCCATCACCTCCAACCGCCCGCAGACCACCCGCCACACGGTCCGCGGCATCGTGCACCGCCCCGAGGCCCAGCTGGTCCTCGTCGACACCCCTGGTCTGCACAAACCGCGCACACTGCTGGGTGAGCGGCTGAACGATGTCGTCCGCACCACCTGGTCCGAGGTCGATGTGATCGGCTTCTGTCTGCCCGCCGACCAGAAGATCGGCCCCGGCGACCGCTACATCGCGGGTGAGCTGGCCGACATCAAGAAGACCCCCAAGGTCGCCATCGTCACCAAGACCGACCTGGTCGACTCCAAGGCACTGGCCGCCCAGCTCATCGCCATCGACCAGCTCGGCAAGGAGCTGGGCATCGAGTGGGCCGAGATCATCCCGGTCTCCGCGGTCGGCGACACCCAGGTCTCTCTCCTCGCGGACCTGCTGGTCCCGATGCTCCCCGAGAGCCCGCCGCTCTACCCCGAGGGCGACCTCACCGACGAGCCCGAGCAGGTCATGGTCGCCGAGCTGATCCGCGAGGCCGCGCTGGAGGGCGTCCGCGACGAGCTGCCGCACTCCATCGCGGTGGTCGTCGAGGAGATGCTCCCGCGCGAGGACCGCCCCGCCGACAAGCCGCTCCTGGACATCCACGCCAATGTCTACATCGAGCGCCCCAGCCAGAAGGGCATCATCATCGGCCCCAAGGGCAAGCGCCTGAAGGAGGTCGGCATGAAGTCCCGCAAGCACATCGAGGCTCTGCTGGGCACGCCCGTCTTCCTGGACCTGCACGTCAAGGTCGCCAAGGACTGGCAGCGCGACCCGAAGCAGCTGCGCAAGCTGGGCTTCTGA
- a CDS encoding MFS transporter has protein sequence MSRPAAPEALAEPTERAGRGWTASLSLANGAIWVGWYGPLQILLALQAAELAPPGTAKESVLAWVTGAGAAVSMVANPLFGALSDRTASRFGRRAPWVLAGVLGGAGALVLLAGAGTVPAMALGWCLVQLTLNAAFAAITAAVPDRVPQRQRGAVGGWVGAAQILGVVAGTGLATVAGGVVAGYLACAGFVVLGALPYVLAHRDPALPAARRPALTWRAVLAGFWISPRRHPDLGWAWLTRFLINLGNALALLYLLYYLRDVLHRPDPDGGVLVLTAVNAVTLLGTVVVGGLWSDRVGRRQPFVLGAGVIMTAATGLLAGWQTWPGALCAAALLGVGFGVFTSVDFALMTEVLPAAAHRGKDMGLINIANALPQVAAPALAAPIVQHLGGYRALYCVAAAVGLLGALLVRRIRGVA, from the coding sequence ATGAGCCGGCCAGCGGCTCCGGAGGCGCTCGCGGAGCCGACGGAGCGGGCCGGGCGCGGGTGGACCGCCTCGCTGTCGCTGGCCAACGGGGCGATCTGGGTGGGGTGGTACGGACCGCTGCAGATCCTGCTCGCCCTGCAGGCCGCGGAGCTCGCCCCGCCGGGCACGGCGAAGGAGTCGGTGCTGGCGTGGGTGACGGGCGCGGGGGCCGCCGTCTCGATGGTGGCCAACCCGCTGTTCGGGGCGCTGTCGGACCGTACGGCCTCGCGGTTCGGGCGGCGCGCCCCGTGGGTACTCGCGGGGGTGCTGGGCGGGGCCGGGGCGCTGGTGCTGCTGGCCGGGGCGGGCACGGTGCCGGCGATGGCACTGGGGTGGTGTCTGGTGCAGCTCACCCTCAACGCGGCGTTCGCGGCGATCACGGCGGCGGTGCCCGACCGGGTGCCGCAACGGCAGCGCGGGGCGGTCGGCGGCTGGGTTGGGGCCGCGCAGATTCTCGGGGTGGTGGCCGGGACGGGGCTGGCGACGGTCGCGGGCGGCGTGGTCGCGGGCTATCTCGCCTGTGCCGGATTCGTCGTGCTGGGCGCCCTCCCGTATGTGCTGGCGCACCGGGACCCGGCGCTGCCGGCCGCGCGCCGTCCGGCGCTGACCTGGCGGGCCGTGCTCGCCGGGTTCTGGATCAGCCCGCGCCGCCACCCCGATCTGGGGTGGGCCTGGCTGACCCGGTTCCTGATCAACCTCGGCAACGCGCTGGCCCTGCTGTACCTGCTGTACTACCTGCGGGATGTACTGCACCGCCCGGACCCGGACGGCGGGGTGCTGGTGCTGACCGCCGTCAACGCCGTGACCCTGCTCGGCACGGTCGTCGTCGGGGGCCTGTGGTCGGACCGGGTCGGGCGCCGGCAGCCGTTCGTGCTGGGGGCGGGGGTGATCATGACGGCCGCGACCGGGCTGCTGGCCGGGTGGCAGACCTGGCCGGGCGCGCTGTGCGCCGCGGCGCTGCTCGGGGTCGGCTTCGGCGTCTTCACCTCCGTCGACTTCGCCCTGATGACGGAGGTGCTGCCGGCCGCCGCACACCGCGGCAAGGACATGGGCCTGATCAATATCGCCAACGCGCTGCCGCAGGTGGCCGCCCCGGCACTGGCCGCCCCGATCGTGCAGCACCTCGGCGGCTACCGGGCGCTGTACTGCGTCGCGGCGGCCGTCGGGCTGCTGGGGGCGCTGCTGGTGCGCAGGATCCGGGGCGTGGCGTAA
- a CDS encoding GH1 family beta-glucosidase, which produces MTSEPVPSALPRFPRDFVWGVSTSAAQIEGAVAEDGRGRSAWDVFAAEAGRIKDGSDPRVATGHYHRYREDVGLLKELGVGAYRFSVAWPRVVPDGSGAVNKAGLDFYDRLVDALLAAGVAPVPTLFHWDTPQALEEGGGWLVRDTAEKFAAYADVVAERLGDRVERWITLNEPAELTLLGYGLGQHAPGRQLLFEALPAAHHQLLGHGLAVQALRARGAASIGIANSHGPTWTASASEADTAAAGLYDLLLNRLFAEPVLLGRYPDEELAALLPGPVAEDLKVISQPLDWYGINYYQPTLVGAPGAEGTGAADFGGIRLPPELPFAPQEIEGYPRTDFGWPVVPEALTELLVSFQERYGDRLPPVVITENGCSYEGIEDAERIAFLDGHLRALHAAMAAGVEVRGYFVWSLMDNFEWAEGYARRFGLVHVDYETLERTPKASFRWLRDALREQARG; this is translated from the coding sequence ATGACGAGCGAACCGGTGCCCTCCGCCCTGCCCCGCTTCCCCCGTGACTTCGTGTGGGGGGTGTCCACCTCCGCCGCACAGATCGAGGGGGCGGTGGCGGAGGACGGGCGGGGGCGGTCCGCGTGGGATGTGTTCGCGGCGGAGGCGGGGCGGATCAAGGACGGGTCGGATCCGCGGGTGGCGACCGGCCACTACCACCGCTACCGCGAGGACGTGGGGCTGCTGAAGGAGCTCGGGGTCGGGGCGTACCGGTTCTCGGTGGCCTGGCCCCGGGTGGTGCCGGACGGGAGCGGGGCGGTCAACAAGGCCGGGCTGGACTTCTACGACCGGCTGGTGGACGCGCTGCTGGCGGCGGGAGTCGCCCCGGTGCCGACACTGTTCCACTGGGACACGCCGCAGGCGCTGGAGGAGGGCGGCGGATGGCTCGTCCGGGACACGGCCGAGAAGTTCGCGGCGTACGCGGACGTGGTGGCGGAGCGGCTCGGGGACCGGGTGGAGCGGTGGATCACGCTCAATGAGCCGGCCGAACTGACCTTGCTGGGCTACGGACTGGGACAGCACGCACCGGGGCGCCAGTTGCTGTTCGAGGCGCTGCCGGCGGCACACCATCAGCTGCTGGGGCACGGTCTGGCCGTCCAGGCGCTGCGGGCCCGCGGGGCGGCGAGCATCGGGATCGCCAATTCGCACGGGCCGACCTGGACGGCGAGCGCGTCGGAGGCGGACACCGCGGCGGCCGGTCTCTACGACCTGCTGCTCAACCGGCTGTTCGCGGAGCCGGTGCTGCTGGGGCGCTATCCGGACGAGGAGCTGGCGGCCCTGCTGCCGGGGCCGGTCGCCGAGGATCTGAAGGTGATCTCGCAGCCGCTGGACTGGTACGGGATCAACTACTACCAGCCGACGCTGGTGGGCGCCCCGGGAGCCGAGGGGACGGGGGCGGCCGACTTCGGCGGGATCCGGCTGCCGCCCGAACTGCCCTTTGCGCCCCAGGAGATCGAAGGGTATCCGCGGACGGACTTCGGCTGGCCGGTGGTGCCGGAGGCGCTCACCGAGCTGCTGGTGTCGTTCCAGGAGCGGTACGGCGACCGGCTGCCGCCCGTCGTGATCACCGAGAACGGGTGCTCGTACGAGGGGATCGAGGACGCGGAGCGGATCGCCTTCCTGGACGGGCATCTGCGGGCGCTGCACGCGGCCATGGCGGCCGGGGTGGAGGTGCGGGGGTACTTCGTCTGGTCGCTGATGGACAACTTCGAATGGGCGGAGGGGTACGCCCGGCGGTTCGGGCTGGTGCATGTGGACTACGAGACGCTGGAGCGGACGCCCAAGGCCTCGTTCCGCTGGCTGCGTGACGCCCTCCGGGAGCAGGCCCGGGGATGA